The segment AAGAAACTCGCCCCCATTTCTGCCGTCAATTCCTCCACCCCATAGCTATACGAACCAAAAGAACTGGCCTCCACCACTTCCTTGCGGTTGAGGCGGGAGGCGTGGCCTGTGGCATGGATGCACTCATGGAACAGCGTGGCATAATACTCCTCCGAGCCGATAAAACGATGTTTATCAGGCAATTGGATATAATCCAGCAGGGGAGCATAATAGGCCGAAGAGCCTCCGATTCGCAAAGGCGGCAATTGTGGTTGCATAAATTCAAACAAGCGTTCGGCGGTCTGAATCGGCAAGTGCGGTGTCAGGGGTTCAGAGTCGGGTAGTTTCCAGTCCACTCCTTCGATTTGGCTGATATTGAAGACGTTGTAATAACGCAACAAAGGAATACGCTCCAGCAAGGGCTTTTGCGCAGGCGTGGGATTGGGAATGGACTTTTGCGTCAGCGGGTCAATGTAGAGCCAATTCCAATACACCACAGGTAGGGACTTGCTGTTCTTTTTGACCTTGCCGCCCAGTTCTTTGGCCTGTTGGAAGGTCAGGAAATAGGGTTTGGGGAAGTTAAACAGATTGAGCAAGAAGCAGTTAATCCCTCGATAAGCCTTTTGGCTCAAGTAGTTCTTGGGCAGTTCTGCTCGCCAAGGCATTTGCCATGGTGCCACGCCCTGTTCCAGTCGTTCAATGATGAGTTCGTTTACTCTTTGGTAAACATCACTCGTAGGGTTGTTTTTGGAGTTCATCTTGAAATTTGAGTTTTGTTTCAAGAGCTCTTTTATACAAGCCTATCATGCTTTCTGTGTGAGGGGGACTTAAACTAAAATTTTTTCTCCATGATTTTTTAACCAAGTTCTGGCTTCTTGGTAATTAGGCATTTGTATTTGTACAATATTCCAAAAAGCAGGCGTATGATTCAACTCTATCAGGTGCGCAAGTTCGTGTATGATGATGTAATCTATCACAAAAGCAGGGGCTTTGATGAGTTTCCAATTGAAATTAAGGTTGTTTTGTGGACTGCAAGAACCCCAACGCAATTTTAAATCGCTAAAGTATAATTTGCCATAACTTACGCCCAGTTTTTGAGCATATAATTCTATTTTTGGCTTGAGTTTTTCGATGGCTTTGCGCTTATACCATTGCGCCAATAATTCTTCTGCTCTCTCTTGATTTTGCTTGGACAACAAGAATTTATTGTTAAATCGGAAGCCCTCAAAATGTTCTTGTTCCGTAATATCTAACTTGTAATTTTTGCCCAAATACATAATAGATTTACCCGAAACAAAGGGGGTATGAATGGTATTTTGTCTAAATTTTAACGTAAAATTTAGCTTATCATAAAGCCACATTTTTCTCCTCTCCACAAACGCATTGACCAACTCCTCCGACACACCTTCTGGAGCCAAAACCGTGATGGTTTTATCTCTTTCCACTATCAAACCCAGCGTTTTTCTTTTAGAGGAATATTTTATGGTGTATTTATAAGTCATCATTACTTTGGTCAATTATACAAAATTTCATCGTTGTTGGCTTTGGCCAACTCCATGAGTCTGCTACAAATTTCTGCTCGTTTAACTTTCACCTGCTCTATCAAAGGGGATTCAAGTAACAAGTCTTGCAACGCGCCTTTGAGTCTGTTTTGGTCGGCGTGTCTGTGCGGCTCCCAAAAACGTTCTAAGGCCATTTCTGTACGCAAAATTTGCATGATTTGTTGCGTCACATTGACCAGTGCGGCGTTGTTGTCTTCGTCTAAGGGCGCATTGTCAAAGAGTTGCTTATGCAAAGACCTAAAAAATCTCATTGCTTTTTTGTCCAAACCATACGACTCTTTTTCTTGTTCTTTTTTCAAACGTTCCAAGAGGTCTTTTAATTCCTCGTACACTTGTTCCCAATTGTTTTGGTTTCTGAGCAGAATTTCCTCCAACAGTTGAGCAAATGAGCTATACAATTCGGGGTCTTCGTCCAAGTGTTCGGTCAAATAATTACGGATAGCGTGTTCAATTTCTGCCGCTTTGGTTTTGGCTCTTTTCTTCAAAGACACTTCCGACATAAATTCTTTATCCAAAATAGAAAGCGGCGGTACTTTTTGGTCGATGCCCTTAGAAACCAAGTATTCATCTACAATAAGCCTGAGTTTTTCGGAAACACTGCTCATATTCAAATGCTGGTCTCTGGTATGTTTGGCTGCCTGCACGTTAATCAAAGACAATTGTTTGAAGTCTTGCAGGTAAGGCAACGCCTCTTTTTGAGGCATCACCACGTCAAGGGCTTTGGCAAAGGCCTTATACAGCGAAACAAACTTAAAACGTATTTCCTCATCATAAAACAAATCAAAAAACATTTCGGTATCGTCCAAATCGTTGAGTTGGAACTCTTTCAAAAAGTTCATCAGCTGTTCGTGGGTTTCGATAAGCTCATTGAGTTGGCTGCTGTCGTTGCCCAAACAAGCTAAAATTTCGCTTTGCTCCAATTCGTCATACACATTAAGGGCGTGTTTGAGATGATGCCCTACACCGACATAATCCACAATAAAGCCAACTTCTTTGCTGGGTGCGCCTACGCGGTTTACTCTGGCAATGGTCTGCAAAAGATTATGTGCCACAATGACTTTATCCAAATACATTACTTGTTCGATGGGTGCATCAAAACCCGTCAGCAACATATTATTGACCACCAAAATACCAACCGCACCCGTTCCTGAGTCGCCTTGTTCGTCAAAAGAGAGCTTGAAACGCTCCGTCAGTGTTTTGTGTTTGCTGCTGTTGGTAAATGGCGTAAGGTCGCTGGTATCGTTTTGGCTTCCCGAAATCACGACACCCACCTCCAACGTTTCCAGTAGCGGGATATTTACATGGTAAGGATTATGTTGTTTGAGGGCGGCCACTTTTTCGGCCAACGCCTCTTGGAGGGCTTGAGAATAACGCGCACAAGCCAAACGCGAAGTAGCCACCACTTGCGCCTTAAAGCCATTGGTAAACACATGCGTTACATAATGGTCTATCATGTCTTTGGCTTTTGCTCTGATGGTTTCGTTGGCTTCCAAATAAGCCCTGCGGGTCATTCTTACGCCATTGATAAGTATTTGCGTTTGTTCGTTGTCGTCGTAGTCGGCAAAAACATCGGCAAACATCTGGTTGGCCGCATCGCTATCGCTAATCTCGGCGTTGTGTGTGCGGCCTTCATAGACGATTTCGAGCGTTACGCCGTCGTCAATGGCTTGGCGCATGGTGTATTTGTCGATATATTCCCCAAAAACTTTTTCGGTTTTCTCAATCGGCGTACCCGTAAAGCCCACGTGTGTAGCATAAGGCAAAGCTGCATTGAGTTGCGCCCTGAGTTCTTTGTATTGACTACGGTGCGCCTCGTCGGTCATGACCAAAATGCGGTCGCTGGTGTTCAGCTCGCCCAAGTTGAGTTGTACGATGTCGTTGGTCTGGAATTTCTGTATCATTATCAGCGACACATCGGACGTATCCGAGCGCAGCATGGCAGGAATATCTTTGATTTTGGCAGCCGCTTGTACGGAATAGCCAATTACGGCACTGGTTTCTTGCAACTGGTCTTCTAAGTCGGTGCGGTCTGTTACAAACACAATTTTCCATTGCTTCAAATCCGTGTTGGATTTTTTCATTTCACGCACCAAAAACATCATGGTCAGCGACTTGCCCGAGCCTTGCGTATGCCAAACGATTCCACTTCTTTCTTGCGGATTTCTACCTTGTTTGAGCCTTTCCAAAATCAGTTTGACGGCCCTAAACTGCTGATAACGACCCACGACTTTTACTTTGCGGTTGCTTACTTCATAGAAAACCGTGTAGCAACGAATCAGGTCTAATA is part of the Flexibacter flexilis DSM 6793 genome and harbors:
- a CDS encoding type I restriction endonuclease subunit R; its protein translation is MKTTYLSLSVPAWKQATGREWQKVELPLLNQLATLHWDVLLLKGKMEGVQYPQDSGRRSFSEVILREMFEASLLKINPWLTAEQVAEVYQRLTTYTAGSLLENNQHILELLLENTSVSVNHQTGDKSPTVKIIDFDNVANNTFTAISQLKVAILGTDKYIFPDITLFINGIPVAIVECKADDKKDPIAQAIEQINRYAEHAGHEGQGNKNLFYYNQIVVATCGNIAKFGSITTKTEKHFYRWTDPYPLTLQDLEDSIGSHSDQARLVAGMFSPKNLLDLIRCYTVFYEVSNRKVKVVGRYQQFRAVKLILERLKQGRNPQERSGIVWHTQGSGKSLTMMFLVREMKKSNTDLKQWKIVFVTDRTDLEDQLQETSAVIGYSVQAAAKIKDIPAMLRSDTSDVSLIMIQKFQTNDIVQLNLGELNTSDRILVMTDEAHRSQYKELRAQLNAALPYATHVGFTGTPIEKTEKVFGEYIDKYTMRQAIDDGVTLEIVYEGRTHNAEISDSDAANQMFADVFADYDDNEQTQILINGVRMTRRAYLEANETIRAKAKDMIDHYVTHVFTNGFKAQVVATSRLACARYSQALQEALAEKVAALKQHNPYHVNIPLLETLEVGVVISGSQNDTSDLTPFTNSSKHKTLTERFKLSFDEQGDSGTGAVGILVVNNMLLTGFDAPIEQVMYLDKVIVAHNLLQTIARVNRVGAPSKEVGFIVDYVGVGHHLKHALNVYDELEQSEILACLGNDSSQLNELIETHEQLMNFLKEFQLNDLDDTEMFFDLFYDEEIRFKFVSLYKAFAKALDVVMPQKEALPYLQDFKQLSLINVQAAKHTRDQHLNMSSVSEKLRLIVDEYLVSKGIDQKVPPLSILDKEFMSEVSLKKRAKTKAAEIEHAIRNYLTEHLDEDPELYSSFAQLLEEILLRNQNNWEQVYEELKDLLERLKKEQEKESYGLDKKAMRFFRSLHKQLFDNAPLDEDNNAALVNVTQQIMQILRTEMALERFWEPHRHADQNRLKGALQDLLLESPLIEQVKVKRAEICSRLMELAKANNDEILYN
- a CDS encoding M48 family metallopeptidase, which produces MMTYKYTIKYSSKRKTLGLIVERDKTITVLAPEGVSEELVNAFVERRKMWLYDKLNFTLKFRQNTIHTPFVSGKSIMYLGKNYKLDITEQEHFEGFRFNNKFLLSKQNQERAEELLAQWYKRKAIEKLKPKIELYAQKLGVSYGKLYFSDLKLRWGSCSPQNNLNFNWKLIKAPAFVIDYIIIHELAHLIELNHTPAFWNIVQIQMPNYQEARTWLKNHGEKILV
- a CDS encoding ArdC family protein, which gives rise to MNSKNNPTSDVYQRVNELIIERLEQGVAPWQMPWRAELPKNYLSQKAYRGINCFLLNLFNFPKPYFLTFQQAKELGGKVKKNSKSLPVVYWNWLYIDPLTQKSIPNPTPAQKPLLERIPLLRYYNVFNISQIEGVDWKLPDSEPLTPHLPIQTAERLFEFMQPQLPPLRIGGSSAYYAPLLDYIQLPDKHRFIGSEEYYATLFHECIHATGHASRLNRKEVVEASSFGSYSYGVEELTAEMGASF